The sequence below is a genomic window from Chondrinema litorale.
AATTTCTTTTTAAAAACCGAAGCTGTCATCGTTCTAAAACTGTCTGTCCACTTGGCAAATTCTATATGGTATTTCGCATTATTTTGAAAACAAGCATTTTCTTCTTTTGCAATTAAAGACAACTGCTCTTCTAACTGTGCTAAGTTATTAACTAATTGATCTGCAATTTCAATTTCACGCTGCTCTAAGCCTATCAGATATAGCTTATTTAATACACTTTTGCTTTCTTTAAGCTGCTTATAAAACTGCTTTACATCACCAAACCAATACACAAACTTTGTCTCTTCCTTGGCATCAATTTTAAAAGTTTTCAGAATCGAATTATCTTTCTTGAAAACCTCTCTAAGCAAATTTTTATGATTTGTATATATTTTGTCTAACTCATCTTTTTTTGAATATAATGAGTCTGTAACTGACAACTCAATACTTTTATTCAATTGATATAATCTTCTATTTTCTTTGAGTTTTTTTAATAAATCTACTCCTTGTTGGATTTTCCTCTTATTGTAACCATATCCCGAAAGAGTTTTTAACACAGATTTATCAGATTGAATATTTCTGAAAAGTGTATCCCACACAAAAATATCTTCTGATTTTGAAGAAGCAGATAGTTTTAGGTTAAATGAGCCCTTGTTGGTGATTGTTTTCATCGATGCAATTTTTATTTATAAAACACAGCTCACTCATTTTTATTATGGATATCATGTAAGTTCTTGCGAAATCATATACCAAAACTGGTAATTATAGATAATTCGCATAAAGAATTGGTAGATGTAAGGTTGATCTTTGTAATCACTCAATACATTCGTAAATTGTAAATAGTTACTTAAACGCAAACAATTGATGAAAAACTACCCCCTAATCATTCTAAGCTTATTACTATTTACATGTAATTCCAATCAGACTTCAATCAAAGAAAACCAGCCAGATCCAGAAATAGCAGATATGGAAATAATGGCAGGTTTTAAAATTGAATCATTCGCAAAAGAGCCGCTCATTGCTGATCCGGTAGCGATGGAAATTGATGAAAAAGGCGACATTTATGTAGTAGAAATGCATGGCTATCCACTTGACTTATCTAAGTCTGGACTCATTAAAAAACTAATTGATACAGATGGAGATGGATTACCCGATAAATCTGAAATATTTGCAGATAGCCTTCAATTACCTAATGGCATTTTAAAATGGAAAAATGGATTTATAGTTACAGATGCGCCCAATGTTTATTACCTAGAAGATTCTGATAATGATGGTAAAGCCGACATTAGAGAAACCTTACTTACAGGTTTTGCCCTTTCTAATCCACAGCACAACTTAAACACTCCAAAATTCGGTTTAGACAACTGGATTTACCTAGGCCATGAGCCTGCAATAACACCTTATGTTTACACGGATGAATTTGGTGATATTGGTTCTAATGTTAAATACTTAAACACATCCTCATCTACCGATTTAGGAGAAAATGCCAATGGTAGAATGGTAAGGTTTAAACCAGAATCTGAAGAATTGGAAGCGCTTTCAGGTGAAACACAGTTCGGACATACAACAGATGCGTGGAACCATAGAATTTATACCAGTAATGCAGAACATCTATTCCATGAAGTGTTGGCAGCAGAATACATCGCAAACAACCCTAATTTACTAATCAGGCAGGCAATTCAACGAATTCCAGACCATGGTGATGCAGCTAAAATTTTTCCTATAACAGAAAACCCAAATCACCAATTACTTACAGATGTAGGTTTGATTACTTCAAGTTGCGGAGTTACTTGGTACGATGGCGGAACTTTCGGAGATAATTTTAAGAACATAACTTTTATTGCTGAGCCAGTCCATAATTTGGTTCACACCGATATTATCGAAGATAAAGGAGCTTCTTTTAATGCCAAAAGACTGCTTGAAAACAAAGACTTTTTAGCCTCAAAAGACCCTTGGTTTAGGCCAGTAAATTTTTATGTGGGTCCAGATGGCTCAATATATTTGCTAGATTATTACCGTCAGATAATTGAGCACCCAGAATGGATGTCAGATGAAGTAAATGAGTCTGGTGCATTATACAATGGAATTGACAAAGGGAGAATTTATAAAATCAGTCCTACTAATAGCAAAACTGAAAAGTGGCTGAGTAACTTATCACTAGACAAAGCGTCACCAGATGAACTAGCAAAATTGCTTGATAACTCGAATGGTTGGTACAGAAAAACTGCACAAAGGTTATTATTCCAAAATAAAGAGAAATTTCCAGTAGAAGCAGTAAAATCCATTCTTAGCAATGCAAAGAATTCTGAAGCTAAAATACCAGCCATGTGGTTGCTCTACGATTTTGATAAATTAACAGAAGAAGATTTAAAAGCCTTGCTAAATGATGAGGTAGCAGGTGTAAGAGAAAATGCTATTAAAGTAATTGAAAAACAAAGTGCTTCCGGTAAATCTATCAGCCCAGAATTAAAAGAAGCATTGTTTGCGCTCAGCAACGATTCATCTGACAAAGTAAAATATCAATTGCTTTGTACCTCAGCATTTATCGATGGTTCGGAACAAGTAGTAAATGAAATATTAAAACAAAACTTGAATGATGAATGGGTAGCTATCGCTTCGATTGCTGTAAGTGCAGGTAAAGAAGCATCATTACTAAATTACGCCATTGAAAACTTTACGGATGAAAAATCAACTGGAAAAGAAGTATTTTTCGCCAATTTGGCAGCAACAATTGCCAATGCTAAAAACAGAGAAGGATTAAACTTGATTATCCACTCTACTGAAAATGCTTGGTGGCAAGCTGCTGCACTTACAGGAATAAGCAATTTATGGAAATACAAATCGCCCACAATTGCTTTAAGTGTGGATGACAAGCTCGCTCTAGTTAACATGACTAGCCAAGTAGAAAATCCAACACTCGGAAAAGCAGCTATCAAATTACTTCAAATTACTGGATTCCCAAAAGGCGCAGCTACTATTGAAAGTATTGCAAAAGCTGAAAAAACTTTAAAAAACACAGAAGCTGATACGCTGCTTAAAGCAAATGCGATTGCATTGCTAAGTTCGTTCGATCCAGATAAATACAAACCAGATTTAATAGAAATAGTAAAATCATCGCCATCAGATTTTCTTAAAATTGAAGCCATTAAAGCTTTAAAAACCACTCCTGATGAAGCTACAGTTTTAGCCGTAATTGATGTTGTTCCCAACCTAAGTGAAGAGGTCAAGCCAGAAGCCATCAAGTTATTTATGCAAGACAAACCTTATATTATGCTTTTTCTGGAAGCCATTGATCAAAATAAAATCAGTAAAAAT
It includes:
- a CDS encoding PVC-type heme-binding CxxCH protein, whose product is MKNYPLIILSLLLFTCNSNQTSIKENQPDPEIADMEIMAGFKIESFAKEPLIADPVAMEIDEKGDIYVVEMHGYPLDLSKSGLIKKLIDTDGDGLPDKSEIFADSLQLPNGILKWKNGFIVTDAPNVYYLEDSDNDGKADIRETLLTGFALSNPQHNLNTPKFGLDNWIYLGHEPAITPYVYTDEFGDIGSNVKYLNTSSSTDLGENANGRMVRFKPESEELEALSGETQFGHTTDAWNHRIYTSNAEHLFHEVLAAEYIANNPNLLIRQAIQRIPDHGDAAKIFPITENPNHQLLTDVGLITSSCGVTWYDGGTFGDNFKNITFIAEPVHNLVHTDIIEDKGASFNAKRLLENKDFLASKDPWFRPVNFYVGPDGSIYLLDYYRQIIEHPEWMSDEVNESGALYNGIDKGRIYKISPTNSKTEKWLSNLSLDKASPDELAKLLDNSNGWYRKTAQRLLFQNKEKFPVEAVKSILSNAKNSEAKIPAMWLLYDFDKLTEEDLKALLNDEVAGVRENAIKVIEKQSASGKSISPELKEALFALSNDSSDKVKYQLLCTSAFIDGSEQVVNEILKQNLNDEWVAIASIAVSAGKEASLLNYAIENFTDEKSTGKEVFFANLAATIANAKNREGLNLIIHSTENAWWQAAALTGISNLWKYKSPTIALSVDDKLALVNMTSQVENPTLGKAAIKLLQITGFPKGAATIESIAKAEKTLKNTEADTLLKANAIALLSSFDPDKYKPDLIEIVKSSPSDFLKIEAIKALKTTPDEATVLAVIDVVPNLSEEVKPEAIKLFMQDKPYIMLFLEAIDQNKISKNDLQWNRMVSLMNYEDDDIRGYARKLLSVNEDRKAVLQEYLPAIEMAGNAQNGKIIFEKLCITCHQAEDVNGIDFGPNLATLKSRNPHSIVTEIINPNNSIADQYDLWEIELKNGSKVSGIIDQDSPKQLVLKQMSGEQVVLQKENIVSQTKSKYSAMPNGLENGISVEEMADIVAFIKQQGA